The following proteins come from a genomic window of Candidatus Lokiarchaeota archaeon:
- a CDS encoding response regulator, producing the protein MDTTILVVDDETVTTQLAETFLGRHGFNVECAFDGEEALEIAEATEPDLILLDVMLPKMDGYEVCSILKSKEKFKDTPILFFTAKGLKRDIARGKDAGGDDYIIKPFSGKELVELIREHLGIEET; encoded by the coding sequence ATGGATACAACGATTTTGGTCGTCGACGATGAAACCGTTACCACTCAGCTAGCAGAGACATTCCTAGGACGACATGGATTCAACGTGGAATGTGCCTTTGATGGCGAAGAAGCGTTGGAAATAGCAGAAGCAACCGAACCTGATCTTATCCTTCTTGACGTTATGCTTCCGAAAATGGATGGCTACGAGGTTTGTAGTATTTTGAAATCAAAAGAGAAATTCAAGGACACTCCTATTCTGTTCTTCACTGCAAAGGGCCTGAAGCGAGATATTGCACGGGGAAAGGACGCTGGCGGTGATGACTATATCATCAAACCTTTTTCAGGAAAAGAGCTGGTGGAACTGATTAGAGAACATCTGGGAATTGAAGAAACCTGA
- a CDS encoding amino acid permease, giving the protein MEQEEQENSEVKREVGVYTLIAIGVGGTLGASIFAILGYAAGMAGPSVVLSFLIGGLLTVLVGLTYSELSSTFPESGGGYTFAKKAYGGLPAFLTGWLMAFSNIVFGALSALGFAQIIGFVAGIPYIMQIPIALALLLLFTVLNFRGIEESGRTQIILVVVLIIGFAIFTGISAFFVSEANLQPFMPAGWPGIIEATSFTFVSYFGFETIATVSGEASEPGKDIAVATMASVLICTVIFVSIAWVAIGVVGGDALAAAVSPLMLVGEEAFGLGGIALVGVVGAIATLSSLNTSLLASSRIVFALARDGFMPDRVSKTNENGVPVAALILAAALMAVFVSTGVVEYVAHVADFNLFVALILVTISLLFLRRKRAVLERPFKSPRITAPLSAIALGFFLLFLNNVAIATGVAIVFVGIIIYLMKITPRANRALTLGGISGAAGYALLFVMWIGDWSLVWNTGTLELELAPFLTVGSVALLFTSLLCAIPLGRLFVGDESIDPASPTLHRVKIFEDIIAAITIIFGVFALGAFYIVFHGGVTFPAMGEMAVGYRLLLILSLVGYAFSAIIAGIVLWQRKYATMEE; this is encoded by the coding sequence ATGGAACAGGAAGAACAAGAAAATTCAGAAGTCAAGCGAGAGGTAGGCGTTTATACTCTGATCGCCATAGGCGTAGGCGGGACGTTAGGCGCCTCAATTTTTGCAATACTTGGATATGCTGCTGGAATGGCAGGCCCTTCTGTGGTGCTTTCATTTCTTATTGGCGGTCTCCTCACCGTTTTGGTAGGACTAACCTACTCCGAGCTTTCATCCACCTTTCCAGAGTCCGGCGGGGGTTACACTTTTGCCAAGAAAGCGTATGGCGGATTACCGGCATTTCTAACAGGTTGGCTTATGGCCTTCTCCAATATCGTATTTGGTGCACTTAGCGCACTTGGTTTTGCCCAGATCATTGGTTTCGTCGCTGGGATACCCTATATCATGCAGATTCCAATAGCACTTGCATTGTTGCTCCTATTCACCGTCCTGAATTTCCGAGGGATTGAAGAATCGGGGCGAACGCAAATTATCCTTGTTGTAGTCTTAATTATTGGTTTTGCTATATTCACCGGCATAAGTGCGTTTTTCGTGTCTGAAGCAAACTTGCAACCATTTATGCCAGCTGGCTGGCCAGGTATAATCGAAGCAACATCGTTCACATTCGTTTCCTATTTCGGTTTTGAGACAATTGCAACAGTAAGTGGAGAGGCAAGTGAACCGGGTAAGGATATTGCAGTTGCCACAATGGCTTCAGTCCTGATATGCACTGTTATTTTCGTTTCCATTGCATGGGTTGCAATCGGAGTTGTTGGCGGAGATGCGTTAGCAGCAGCAGTCTCTCCATTGATGCTTGTAGGTGAAGAAGCATTTGGCCTTGGAGGAATCGCTCTAGTTGGAGTTGTTGGAGCAATCGCTACGCTATCAAGTTTGAATACATCCCTACTGGCCTCATCACGGATTGTATTTGCCCTGGCAAGAGATGGATTCATGCCAGATCGGGTCTCAAAAACAAACGAGAATGGGGTGCCAGTAGCCGCTTTAATTCTTGCCGCTGCACTCATGGCGGTTTTCGTTTCCACAGGCGTTGTAGAATACGTTGCACATGTTGCAGACTTCAATCTATTTGTGGCGCTTATTCTCGTTACGATTAGTCTCCTCTTTTTAAGACGGAAAAGAGCAGTTTTGGAAAGACCCTTCAAGAGCCCACGAATCACAGCCCCTCTGTCCGCAATAGCTCTTGGATTTTTCCTACTCTTTCTCAACAATGTAGCCATTGCTACAGGAGTAGCAATCGTATTTGTAGGTATAATCATCTACCTCATGAAAATCACGCCTAGAGCAAATAGAGCGCTCACGCTTGGAGGAATCTCAGGAGCTGCTGGCTATGCGCTGTTATTTGTAATGTGGATCGGAGATTGGAGTCTAGTGTGGAATACTGGAACCCTCGAACTAGAGCTAGCACCGTTTCTTACAGTTGGCTCTGTGGCTCTGCTTTTCACCAGCTTGCTGTGCGCAATTCCCCTAGGCAGATTATTTGTAGGTGATGAATCCATTGATCCAGCATCTCCAACCCTTCATCGAGTGAAAATATTCGAAGACATCATTGCAGCAATAACGATTATCTTTGGAGTATTTGCTCTTGGTGCCTTCTACATCGTGTTCCACGGAGGCGTCACTTTTCCAGCAATGGGCGAAATGGCAGTTGGATATAGACTCCTTCTAATCCTATCGTTAGTGGGATATGCCTTTAGTGCTATTATTGCAGGAATAGTCCTTTGGCAGAGGAAATATGCAACTATGGAGGAATAA
- a CDS encoding helix-turn-helix domain-containing protein → MPRKDAGELDTLFKALGHITRRRILRLLARGPRYPYELSKLLDVNRRVVLKHLESLENAGLVEQQPGESDLGPDRIYYHLKMGFGLSTTVLPDSFLVELKRSSKEIYPLEEEPKRESKEADIEEIERLLSELGSIKQKLDDLEKRKMELVKERGKIVRKIDAIMEQCRLSREDCRHLRSLIDPVIAKEYGRARRAQSWSEVFEEAMKMFRSMFPDEQDAQ, encoded by the coding sequence ATGCCCAGGAAGGATGCTGGTGAGCTCGATACGTTATTCAAAGCATTGGGCCACATTACAAGACGTAGAATCCTACGACTTCTTGCCCGAGGACCACGATATCCATACGAACTAAGCAAGTTACTAGATGTAAATCGCCGCGTTGTCCTCAAGCATCTCGAATCGCTAGAGAACGCAGGACTCGTTGAACAACAGCCGGGCGAGAGCGATCTTGGACCTGACAGGATATACTATCATCTGAAAATGGGGTTTGGTCTATCGACAACAGTACTTCCTGATTCATTTCTCGTAGAACTCAAACGTTCCAGCAAGGAAATCTATCCCCTTGAAGAAGAACCAAAGCGTGAATCCAAAGAAGCAGATATAGAAGAAATAGAAAGGCTTCTTTCTGAGTTGGGATCTATTAAGCAGAAGCTAGATGACCTTGAAAAGAGGAAAATGGAACTGGTCAAGGAACGTGGCAAAATCGTACGAAAGATTGATGCAATCATGGAACAATGTAGATTGAGTCGGGAAGATTGCAGACATCTAAGAAGTCTCATTGACCCGGTAATCGCAAAAGAATATGGAAGAGCACGACGCGCTCAGTCATGGTCTGAGGTATTTGAAGAAGCCATGAAGATGTTTCGAAGTATGTTTCCTGACGAACAAGATGCACAATGA